Proteins encoded by one window of Methanocalculus alkaliphilus:
- the purC gene encoding phosphoribosylaminoimidazolesuccinocarboxamide synthase, with amino-acid sequence MTQGELLYSGKAKTIYLSDKPDELIVSFRDDITAFDGGKKDQLEGKGASNADVSAFLFQLLEKGGVPTHFIRMEDPITMRVKRLSMIPLEVIVRNRAAGSIVRRYPFIEGHIFEKPIIAIDYKDDSRNDPMVNDDIIIALGLMTQEEIQTVRAEALRINEVLKNFFDSIGIDLVDFKVEFGRYNDQILLGDEISMDSMRLWEKGTQTSLDKDVYRFGKGDVMEAYRAVTGRITGSGKL; translated from the coding sequence ATGACGCAGGGTGAACTTCTCTATAGTGGTAAAGCCAAGACCATCTACCTCTCAGACAAGCCAGATGAACTCATCGTCTCCTTCCGTGATGATATTACGGCATTTGACGGAGGAAAGAAGGATCAGCTTGAGGGGAAAGGCGCCTCAAATGCTGATGTATCAGCGTTTCTCTTCCAGCTCCTTGAGAAGGGCGGTGTGCCAACCCACTTTATCAGGATGGAAGATCCGATCACGATGCGGGTAAAACGGCTCTCGATGATCCCCCTTGAGGTGATCGTCAGGAACCGTGCCGCAGGATCGATCGTTCGGCGATACCCCTTCATTGAAGGGCATATCTTTGAGAAACCCATCATTGCCATCGATTATAAAGACGATTCACGGAATGATCCGATGGTCAATGACGATATCATCATCGCCCTTGGTCTGATGACCCAGGAGGAGATCCAGACGGTGAGGGCAGAGGCACTCCGGATCAACGAGGTTCTCAAAAATTTCTTTGACAGTATCGGTATCGACCTCGTCGACTTCAAGGTCGAGTTTGGCAGATATAATGACCAGATTCTGCTCGGAGACGAGATCAGCATGGACTCGATGCGGCTCTGGGAGAAGGGGACGCAGACATCCCTTGACAAGGATGTCTACCGGTTCGGGAAAGGAGATGTCATGGAAGCCTATCGGGCAGTCACCGGAAGGATCACCGGGAGCGGAAAACTATGA
- the purS gene encoding phosphoribosylformylglycinamidine synthase subunit PurS, with protein sequence MKVDLIITISLKEGMLNPEAGAIQRAIAHLGYATDQVKTSDQFRITLDAEDKEKAEGIARDICDRLLANPVIHRYDIEVL encoded by the coding sequence ATGAAGGTTGATCTCATCATCACCATCAGCTTAAAAGAAGGGATGCTCAATCCCGAGGCAGGAGCGATCCAGCGTGCAATTGCACACCTTGGGTATGCAACAGACCAGGTGAAGACTTCCGACCAGTTCAGAATCACCCTCGATGCGGAGGATAAGGAGAAGGCAGAGGGTATCGCGCGGGATATCTGTGACCGGCTCCTTGCAAATCCGGTGATTCACCGCTACGATATCGAGGTCCTCTGA
- a CDS encoding ferredoxin-thioredoxin reductase catalytic domain-containing protein — MQKKRAEILSWAQQYAEENGWVLNPDTVQLDAVIRGLVRNQMRKGERYCPCRIMTGEPEADTAIICPCRYHTDEIASDGHCHCNLFFNES; from the coding sequence ATGCAGAAGAAGCGTGCCGAGATCCTCTCCTGGGCACAACAATATGCCGAAGAGAACGGATGGGTCCTCAATCCGGATACGGTCCAGCTCGATGCGGTGATACGGGGTCTCGTCCGGAACCAGATGAGGAAGGGCGAGCGGTACTGCCCATGCCGGATAATGACCGGTGAGCCGGAGGCAGACACAGCCATCATCTGCCCATGCAGGTATCACACCGATGAGATCGCCTCAGACGGACACTGCCACTGTAATCTCTTCTTCAATGAGAGCTGA
- a CDS encoding SulP family inorganic anion transporter, producing the protein MIFNIKTDLNALKKAWFSNIKGDTLAGMTVALALIPEAIAFSIIAGVDPMVGLYASFCIAIIIAFAGGRPGMISGATGAMALVMVVLVRDHGLEYLLAATILAGTLQLLLGFFNIGRYIRFIPYSVVLGFINALAILIFMAQLPFLVGVSLTVYILVGVTMAIILLLPRLTRAVPPALVAIVVVTAAAIALKLDLLTVGGMGEITRALPIFHIPEIPLTLETLLIILPYSVTLVIVGLLESLLTASIVDEMTDTESDKDREIKGQGLANTITGFFGGMAGCAMIGQSVINVKSGGTGRLSSLVAGLVLITLIIVFGDIVSQIPMAALVGVMIIVAASTFEWDSIKTLHKIPRGDAAVMLVTVAIVVYTHDLAKGVIAGILLAILIFAWKSSIIHATSTIRSDGVKIYTMKGPLFFGTTPTFMDFFDYTGDPEKVEIDFRQSHIWDQSGVEAITKVIHRYQQQGKSVYVTGLNSESQETLDRSYS; encoded by the coding sequence GTGATTTTTAATATAAAAACAGATTTGAACGCGCTTAAAAAGGCGTGGTTCTCCAATATAAAGGGAGATACTCTCGCCGGCATGACGGTTGCCCTTGCTCTCATCCCTGAAGCGATTGCATTCTCCATCATCGCCGGGGTCGATCCTATGGTCGGTCTCTACGCCTCTTTCTGTATCGCCATCATCATTGCATTTGCCGGTGGAAGGCCGGGAATGATATCCGGTGCAACCGGTGCGATGGCTCTGGTGATGGTCGTACTCGTCCGTGATCACGGGCTCGAATATCTCCTTGCAGCGACCATCCTGGCAGGCACCCTGCAGCTTCTCCTCGGCTTCTTCAATATCGGACGATACATCAGGTTCATTCCGTACTCAGTCGTCCTTGGGTTCATCAACGCCCTCGCGATCCTGATCTTCATGGCGCAGCTCCCGTTCCTTGTCGGAGTCTCCCTCACAGTCTACATCCTCGTCGGAGTAACGATGGCCATTATCCTGCTCCTTCCCCGCCTGACGCGGGCAGTCCCACCTGCACTCGTTGCAATTGTTGTCGTGACTGCCGCCGCCATCGCATTGAAACTCGATCTTCTTACCGTCGGCGGAATGGGCGAGATCACCCGGGCACTCCCCATCTTCCATATCCCGGAGATCCCGCTCACACTGGAAACCCTGCTAATCATCCTCCCCTACTCAGTAACCCTCGTCATCGTCGGTCTCCTCGAGTCACTCCTCACCGCCTCGATCGTCGATGAGATGACCGATACCGAGAGCGACAAGGATCGTGAGATCAAGGGGCAGGGGCTTGCCAACACCATCACTGGTTTCTTCGGAGGGATGGCAGGATGTGCGATGATCGGCCAGTCCGTCATCAACGTCAAATCCGGAGGAACAGGGAGGCTCTCATCCCTCGTTGCAGGCCTTGTTTTGATCACCCTCATCATCGTCTTTGGAGATATCGTCTCACAGATACCGATGGCAGCTCTCGTCGGAGTCATGATCATCGTCGCTGCCAGTACCTTTGAATGGGACTCGATCAAAACCCTCCACAAGATTCCACGGGGGGATGCCGCAGTGATGCTCGTCACCGTGGCGATCGTCGTCTATACACATGATCTTGCAAAAGGAGTCATCGCCGGTATCCTCCTTGCAATCCTCATCTTTGCATGGAAGAGCTCGATCATCCATGCAACCTCCACCATCAGGAGCGATGGAGTGAAGATCTATACCATGAAAGGGCCGCTCTTCTTTGGAACGACACCAACATTCATGGACTTCTTCGACTACACAGGAGACCCTGAAAAGGTGGAGATCGACTTCCGGCAGTCCCATATATGGGATCAGTCCGGAGTTGAGGCGATCACAAAGGTGATCCACCGGTACCAGCAGCAGGGGAAGTCTGTCTATGTAACAGGACTCAACTCGGAGAGCCAGGAGACCCTGGACCGGAGCTACTCCTGA
- the purQ gene encoding phosphoribosylformylglycinamidine synthase subunit PurQ: MRAAVIQFGGSNCDRDVAYVITDVCGADCDLIWYKDGINREYDAIILPGGFSYGDYLRAGAIAARTPIMADVIRAAEKGTLVLGICNGAQIAAESRLVPGVFTINAYPKFICEPAYLRVENITSPFTRLYKEGEVISIPIAHKEGRYIIPVADLQRLEAEKRVAFRFCDQNGVVNDAANPNGSTGNITGLLSEKENVLVMMPHPERASEEILGSTDGKKIFDSMIAYTEES; this comes from the coding sequence ATGCGGGCAGCGGTTATTCAGTTCGGGGGGAGTAACTGCGACCGGGATGTTGCGTACGTCATCACTGATGTCTGCGGTGCCGACTGCGATCTCATCTGGTACAAAGACGGGATCAACAGGGAGTATGATGCGATCATCCTTCCCGGCGGCTTCAGCTATGGTGACTATCTCAGGGCAGGAGCGATCGCCGCCCGGACCCCCATTATGGCAGATGTCATCAGGGCAGCAGAAAAAGGAACGCTTGTTCTTGGAATCTGTAATGGTGCGCAGATAGCAGCAGAGAGCAGACTGGTACCCGGTGTCTTCACCATCAATGCCTACCCGAAGTTCATCTGCGAGCCCGCATATCTGAGGGTGGAAAACATCACCTCCCCGTTCACCAGGCTCTACAAGGAAGGAGAGGTCATCAGCATCCCAATCGCGCATAAGGAAGGGCGCTATATCATCCCGGTTGCAGATCTCCAGCGCCTTGAGGCAGAGAAGAGGGTGGCCTTCCGGTTCTGTGACCAGAACGGAGTTGTCAATGATGCCGCCAATCCAAACGGATCAACCGGAAATATCACGGGCCTCCTCTCAGAAAAGGAGAACGTCCTTGTGATGATGCCCCATCCCGAACGGGCATCTGAGGAGATACTCGGATCGACTGACGGGAAGAAGATCTTCGATTCGATGATCGCATATACCGAAGAGTCATAA
- a CDS encoding RDD family protein, whose product MDEIHIAGWETRFWAWLIDIILISVSMGLIDQLISSITGWSPVTGLSFSGGSFWFITSFWSSSVLLFFYWTILEGTGGQSVGKMVMNLKMTGRRGESPGIPRAAVSAFGKAFILPLDCLIGWFGMPGTGLRLTNRISETIVIRSDYPEPEGVTYIRKDD is encoded by the coding sequence ATGGACGAAATTCATATCGCCGGATGGGAGACCAGATTCTGGGCATGGCTCATTGACATCATCCTTATCTCCGTGAGCATGGGCCTGATCGATCAACTCATCTCTTCCATCACGGGATGGAGCCCGGTCACAGGACTCTCATTCTCCGGAGGTTCGTTCTGGTTCATCACATCATTCTGGTCAAGTAGCGTCCTGCTCTTCTTCTACTGGACCATTCTGGAAGGAACAGGCGGCCAGTCCGTCGGGAAGATGGTGATGAACCTTAAGATGACAGGGAGAAGAGGGGAGTCCCCGGGCATCCCCAGAGCCGCAGTCTCAGCATTCGGCAAGGCATTCATCCTCCCCCTCGACTGCCTCATCGGATGGTTTGGGATGCCGGGGACCGGCCTCCGCCTCACAAACAGGATCTCAGAGACGATTGTGATCCGATCTGATTATCCGGAGCCGGAAGGTGTGACGTACATCCGGAAGGACGACTGA
- a CDS encoding ferredoxin-thioredoxin reductase catalytic domain-containing protein → MDELEAARLIRDWAKRYAEKNGWRLNPDAKQLDAVIRGLARKMVQHGERYCPCRIMTRDPDVDAKIICPCIYHTDEIRDDGHCHCNLFFRE, encoded by the coding sequence ATGGATGAACTTGAGGCGGCACGGCTGATCAGGGACTGGGCGAAGCGGTACGCCGAAAAGAACGGATGGAGGCTTAATCCGGACGCAAAGCAGCTCGATGCCGTCATCCGCGGCCTTGCCAGAAAGATGGTCCAGCATGGTGAGCGGTACTGCCCGTGCCGGATTATGACCCGGGATCCTGACGTTGATGCAAAGATCATCTGCCCCTGCATCTACCATACGGATGAGATCAGGGACGATGGCCACTGCCACTGCAACCTCTTCTTCAGGGAGTAG
- the cofG gene encoding 7,8-didemethyl-8-hydroxy-5-deazariboflavin synthase CofG — MQVRTITYSRNVFLPLTTVCHNICGYCSYRTPVREGCIMEPDAVRESLRIGATAGCTEALFTFGERPGEVEGFTPLLRRFGYDDILDYCYDLSKEAIEAGLLPHTNAGILTSEELERFRTVNASMGLMLETTARIPAHRESPGKDPDVRIAMIEDAGRLKIPFTTGLLIGIGETEEDRIESLETIAGIHRRYHHIQEVIIQNFCPKPETPMGKDGTVGREEFGETIRLARAILPEDVAVQIPPNLADAEEFIGYGVNDLGGVSPVTVDYINPEHPWPELERLREITQGYRLVERLCIYPQYIRKGWFDPALTPLIMDLDKQIQERNP; from the coding sequence ATGCAGGTGCGCACCATCACCTACTCACGGAACGTCTTCCTCCCGTTAACGACGGTCTGCCATAATATCTGCGGATACTGCTCATACCGGACACCTGTGCGGGAAGGATGCATTATGGAGCCGGATGCGGTCCGCGAGAGCCTCCGGATCGGCGCCACGGCGGGCTGCACCGAGGCACTCTTCACCTTCGGGGAGCGGCCCGGAGAGGTGGAGGGATTCACCCCCCTCCTCCGGCGGTTCGGCTATGACGACATCCTCGACTACTGTTATGATCTCTCAAAGGAGGCCATCGAAGCTGGCCTTCTTCCCCACACAAATGCAGGAATCCTGACCTCCGAAGAACTTGAGCGGTTCAGGACCGTCAATGCAAGCATGGGCCTGATGCTTGAGACGACCGCACGGATCCCCGCGCACAGAGAGTCGCCAGGAAAAGATCCCGACGTCAGAATTGCGATGATCGAGGATGCCGGGCGGCTGAAGATACCCTTTACAACCGGGCTCCTCATCGGGATCGGCGAGACAGAGGAGGACAGGATTGAATCACTCGAAACAATTGCCGGGATTCACCGGAGATACCACCATATCCAGGAGGTGATCATCCAGAACTTCTGCCCAAAGCCGGAGACCCCGATGGGGAAGGACGGCACCGTCGGCAGAGAGGAGTTTGGAGAGACGATCAGGCTGGCACGCGCGATCCTCCCTGAGGATGTCGCGGTACAGATCCCACCAAACCTCGCTGATGCAGAGGAGTTCATCGGATACGGTGTCAATGACCTCGGCGGTGTCTCCCCGGTGACCGTCGATTACATCAATCCTGAGCATCCATGGCCGGAACTTGAGCGGCTGCGCGAGATCACACAAGGATACAGGCTTGTGGAGCGGCTCTGCATCTATCCGCAGTACATCCGGAAGGGGTGGTTTGATCCCGCACTCACACCACTTATCATGGATCTCGACAAACAGATACAGGAGCGAAATCCATGA